A window of the Deinococcus sp. YIM 134068 genome harbors these coding sequences:
- a CDS encoding permease prefix domain 1-containing protein — MRDEGERLYLRRATRGLWGRKRHEVEAELRGHLDARRRELSLAGLSAEAATRQALRELGEPERVSRGLAGVYLLPTVARTTMLGTVLGGAVFLTATTVSRGLAQVQGYQPGGYTLPAGPFTYLDTGSLRAELLRAGVGVSGTPTRPILTFPGVAAPVAVETGEEQGELEPYVRRSLVRDYGSGQVYLDAGTLARSLLNAGLSVRVRGWVNPELQVGDVALRLGTPAQPVDAYNLYSLALTGLARELGVRAPYSARWSGTVLSSTHTLRVEGTPDDVYALVSVLRSPPLDSAQGANPLVLAFDLARPGADGRLTFALPYDMFNLRLTGTVEDLRQDARRLADPSQRQQYASAELPAHALLLRLSGELAPQATPYTLVPRSEGSVGE, encoded by the coding sequence ATGAGGGACGAGGGTGAACGGCTGTATTTGAGGCGCGCGACCCGTGGGCTGTGGGGCCGCAAACGGCACGAGGTCGAGGCTGAGTTGCGCGGGCACCTGGACGCCCGCCGCCGCGAGCTTTCGCTGGCGGGCCTGAGCGCGGAGGCCGCCACCCGTCAGGCCCTGCGCGAACTCGGTGAGCCGGAGCGGGTGAGCCGGGGGCTGGCCGGGGTCTACCTTCTGCCGACCGTGGCGCGAACGACGATGCTGGGCACCGTGCTGGGCGGCGCGGTCTTCCTGACAGCGACCACCGTATCGCGGGGGCTGGCGCAGGTGCAGGGCTATCAGCCGGGGGGCTACACGCTCCCCGCCGGACCCTTCACTTACCTGGACACGGGCAGCCTGCGGGCCGAGCTGCTGCGGGCGGGAGTGGGCGTCTCGGGCACCCCGACCCGGCCCATCCTCACCTTTCCGGGGGTCGCCGCCCCGGTGGCGGTGGAGACCGGGGAGGAGCAGGGCGAGCTGGAACCCTACGTGCGCCGCTCGCTCGTGCGCGACTACGGCAGCGGGCAGGTTTATCTGGACGCGGGCACGCTGGCGCGGTCGCTGCTGAACGCCGGGCTGAGCGTGCGGGTGCGCGGCTGGGTCAACCCCGAGTTGCAGGTCGGCGACGTGGCCCTGCGGCTGGGGACGCCCGCGCAGCCCGTGGACGCCTATAACCTCTACAGCCTCGCGCTGACGGGACTGGCGCGGGAGTTGGGAGTGCGGGCACCGTACAGCGCGCGGTGGAGCGGCACGGTGTTGTCCAGCACCCACACCTTGCGGGTGGAGGGGACGCCGGACGACGTATACGCCCTCGTGAGCGTCCTGCGTTCGCCGCCGCTCGACTCGGCGCAGGGAGCCAACCCCCTCGTGCTGGCCTTCGACCTCGCGCGGCCCGGTGCGGACGGGCGGCTCACCTTCGCCCTCCCCTACGACATGTTCAACCTGCGGCTGACGGGCACCGTGGAGGACCTGCGCCAGGACGCCCGCCGCCTCGCCGACCCCTCTCAGCGGCAGCAATACGCGAGCGCCGAGTTGCCCGCCCACGCCCTGCTGCTGCGCCTCAGCGGTGAACTGGCACCACAGGCCACGCCTTACACGCTGGTTCCGAGGAGTGAGGGGAGCGTGGGGGAGTAG
- a CDS encoding nicotinate phosphoribosyltransferase, which translates to MTLLNDQNLILDTDSYKSSHFLQYPAGTTRLFSYLESRGGRYPVTRFFGLQYLLDRYLTRRVTRENVEEARTLIEAHGEPFPYEGWLRVVDVHGGRLPLEIRAVPEGTLVPIHNVLMSVTNTDPELPWLVGWFETMLMRTWYPTTVCTQSYHLREIIRGALEATSDRAAEELPFKLHDFGSRGVSSRESAGLGGLAHLVNFLGSDTLEALRVGRNHYGADVAGFSIPAAEHSTVTSWGQPNEVEAYRNMVRQFGKPGGIFAVVSDSYDLKHAINVHWGETLRREVEESGATLVVRPDSGDPPAMVRLAVNALAAKYGTTTNGKGFRVLNHVRVIQGDGIDETTIRQILDNLRVDGFSAENVAFGMGGALLQKVDRDTQRFAYKASAGVVGGEYRGIYKDPVTDPGKRSKDGVLDLVMENGRMVTRQYRTFDTDFPGSLMRTVYRDGELLVRDTLDEIRNRI; encoded by the coding sequence ATGACCCTGCTCAACGACCAGAACCTCATCCTCGACACCGATTCGTACAAGAGCAGCCACTTCCTCCAGTATCCGGCGGGCACGACGCGGCTGTTCTCCTATCTGGAGTCGCGGGGCGGGCGCTACCCGGTGACGCGCTTCTTCGGCCTCCAGTACCTCCTCGACCGTTACCTGACGCGGCGGGTGACGCGCGAGAACGTGGAGGAGGCGCGGACCCTCATCGAGGCGCATGGCGAACCCTTCCCCTACGAGGGGTGGCTGCGGGTGGTGGACGTTCACGGCGGGCGGCTGCCGCTGGAGATTCGCGCCGTGCCGGAGGGAACGCTCGTGCCCATCCACAACGTCCTGATGAGCGTGACGAACACCGACCCCGAGTTGCCGTGGCTGGTGGGCTGGTTCGAGACGATGCTGATGCGAACGTGGTATCCCACCACCGTCTGCACCCAGAGCTACCACCTGCGCGAGATCATTCGTGGGGCGCTGGAGGCGACGAGCGACCGCGCCGCCGAGGAACTGCCCTTCAAGCTGCACGACTTCGGCTCGCGCGGGGTGAGCAGCCGCGAGAGCGCAGGGCTGGGTGGGCTGGCCCACCTCGTCAACTTCCTGGGAAGCGACACGCTGGAGGCGCTGCGGGTCGGGCGCAACCACTACGGGGCGGACGTGGCGGGCTTCTCCATCCCCGCCGCCGAGCATTCCACGGTCACGAGCTGGGGGCAGCCGAACGAGGTCGAGGCGTACCGCAACATGGTCCGGCAGTTCGGGAAGCCGGGCGGCATCTTCGCCGTCGTGAGCGACAGTTACGACCTGAAGCACGCGATCAACGTTCACTGGGGCGAGACGCTGCGGCGCGAGGTCGAGGAGAGCGGCGCGACCCTCGTCGTCCGGCCCGACTCCGGCGACCCGCCCGCGATGGTGCGCCTCGCCGTGAATGCGCTGGCCGCCAAGTACGGCACGACCACGAACGGCAAGGGCTTCCGCGTCCTCAACCACGTCCGGGTGATTCAGGGTGACGGCATCGACGAGACGACCATCCGCCAGATTCTCGACAACCTGCGGGTGGACGGCTTTTCCGCCGAGAACGTCGCCTTCGGCATGGGCGGGGCGCTCTTGCAGAAGGTGGACCGCGACACGCAGAGATTCGCCTACAAGGCCAGCGCGGGCGTGGTGGGCGGCGAGTACCGGGGCATCTACAAGGACCCCGTGACCGACCCCGGCAAGCGCAGCAAGGACGGCGTACTCGACCTCGTGATGGAGAATGGGCGAATGGTGACGCGGCAGTACAGGACCTTCGACACCGACTTTCCGGGCAGCCTGATGCGAACGGTGTATAGGGATGGGGAGCTGCTGGTGCGGGATACGTTGGATGAAATACGTAACAGGATATAG
- a CDS encoding bifunctional nicotinamide-nucleotide adenylyltransferase/Nudix hydroxylase has product MTASFDPALAAPPPARRKRTFGVYIGRFEPPHEAHLLVMLEALRSVQKLIVVIGSARAARNTKNPFTAEERQNVITAMLGEAGIPRSRLLFVHVRDYFYNEGLWLSDVQRGVAEHTRGSSDVALIGHIKDESSYYLRSFPAWEFIPTHVVSPLSATDVRKAYFEDRLEDVMGMVPPAVHAFLDTFRQTPEYAELRAEYDYLREYRAAWKDAPFPPVFVTTDGVVTRSGHVLVVRRAGMPGRGRLAIPGGFLEQDETLLECAVREVHEETGLGEGVNLAAALRAQAVFDYPDRSQRGRTVTHAYHFDLGIGQLPVLRAASDAADAFWLPLSEALNQPELFFEDHHAIIEHFLMRG; this is encoded by the coding sequence ATGACCGCATCGTTCGACCCTGCCCTCGCCGCTCCCCCGCCCGCCCGGCGCAAACGCACGTTCGGCGTGTACATCGGGCGTTTCGAGCCGCCGCACGAGGCCCACCTCCTCGTCATGCTGGAGGCGTTGCGGAGCGTGCAGAAGCTGATCGTGGTCATCGGCAGCGCCCGCGCCGCCCGCAACACGAAAAATCCCTTCACCGCCGAGGAACGGCAGAACGTCATCACGGCGATGCTGGGGGAGGCGGGCATTCCGCGCAGCCGCCTGCTCTTCGTCCACGTGCGCGACTACTTCTACAACGAGGGGCTGTGGCTCAGCGACGTGCAGCGCGGCGTGGCCGAACATACGCGCGGCAGCAGCGACGTGGCGCTCATCGGGCACATCAAGGACGAGAGCAGCTACTACCTGCGCTCCTTTCCCGCCTGGGAGTTCATCCCCACCCACGTCGTCAGCCCCCTGAGCGCGACCGACGTTCGCAAGGCGTATTTCGAGGATCGACTGGAGGACGTGATGGGCATGGTGCCGCCCGCCGTCCACGCCTTCCTCGACACGTTCCGGCAGACGCCCGAGTACGCCGAGCTGCGCGCCGAGTACGACTACCTGCGCGAGTACCGCGCCGCGTGGAAGGACGCGCCCTTCCCCCCCGTGTTCGTGACCACCGATGGCGTCGTCACCCGCAGCGGGCATGTCCTCGTCGTGCGGCGGGCGGGGATGCCGGGGCGCGGGCGGCTCGCCATACCGGGCGGCTTTCTGGAGCAGGACGAGACGTTGCTCGAATGCGCCGTGCGCGAGGTCCACGAGGAAACCGGGCTGGGTGAGGGCGTGAACCTCGCGGCGGCCCTGCGTGCCCAGGCCGTCTTCGACTACCCCGACCGCAGCCAGCGCGGGCGCACCGTCACCCACGCCTACCACTTCGACCTCGGCATCGGCCAACTGCCCGTCCTGCGTGCCGCCAGCGACGCCGCCGACGCCTTCTGGCTCCCGCTTTCCGAGGCCCTGAACCAGCCCGAACTCTTCTTCGAGGACCACCACGCGATCATCGAACATTTTTTGATGCGGGGGTAA
- a CDS encoding aminotransferase class I/II-fold pyridoxal phosphate-dependent enzyme — protein MTDLRDAEQATEAQETPTPTPEWGFETTAVQTGIPRGLGQTVGIPVHQAAAFQFETLEQAQEEFQLNQGLSYARLQNPTVRALEERITALERGTATVALASGQAATLTAIMSVCRTGDHVVSTGSLFGGSAGLLNNILPLMGLTATITENTPEAIEAAMRENTRLVWAETIGNPAGDVPDLGAYAAIAHERGALLGIDNTWGGVGYLCRPLESGADIVTHSLTKWAGGHGSVMGGSVTVGNRHDLTRNPIYTEGGENSILGVRGEQALAWRQRWFGAHQLGMTLAPQNAFLIAQGLETLALRLARESETALALASWLETHPRVGRVSYPGLPGSAHHTLARKYLRGGFGAVLTFEVEDPAAFLARLCVLRIAPNLGDSRTLVVHPWTTTHGRMPEAARRAAGVTPRTIRMSVGVEDVEDLRADIEQALG, from the coding sequence ATGACCGACCTCCGCGACGCCGAGCAGGCCACCGAGGCCCAGGAGACGCCCACGCCGACGCCCGAGTGGGGCTTCGAGACGACCGCCGTGCAGACGGGCATTCCGCGCGGGCTGGGGCAGACGGTCGGCATCCCCGTCCACCAGGCCGCCGCCTTCCAGTTCGAGACGCTGGAGCAGGCGCAGGAGGAGTTCCAGCTCAATCAGGGTTTGAGTTATGCCCGGTTGCAGAATCCAACGGTCCGCGCGCTGGAGGAACGGATCACGGCGCTGGAACGCGGCACGGCGACCGTCGCCCTCGCCAGCGGGCAGGCGGCGACCCTCACGGCGATCATGAGCGTGTGCCGGACCGGGGATCACGTCGTCTCCACGGGCAGCCTCTTCGGAGGCAGCGCGGGCCTGCTGAACAACATCCTCCCGCTGATGGGCCTCACGGCCACGATCACCGAGAACACGCCGGAAGCCATTGAGGCGGCCATGCGGGAGAACACGCGCCTCGTGTGGGCCGAGACCATCGGCAATCCCGCCGGGGACGTGCCCGACCTCGGGGCTTACGCGGCCATCGCGCACGAACGGGGGGCGCTGCTCGGCATCGACAACACCTGGGGCGGCGTCGGCTACCTGTGCCGTCCGCTGGAGTCCGGCGCGGACATCGTGACCCACTCGCTGACGAAGTGGGCGGGCGGCCACGGCAGCGTGATGGGCGGCAGCGTCACCGTGGGGAACCGACACGACCTGACCCGCAATCCGATCTATACCGAGGGCGGCGAGAACAGCATTCTGGGCGTGCGCGGTGAACAGGCCCTCGCGTGGCGGCAGCGGTGGTTCGGTGCCCACCAACTCGGGATGACGCTCGCCCCACAGAACGCCTTCCTCATCGCGCAGGGGCTGGAGACGCTGGCGCTGCGGCTGGCCCGCGAGTCAGAGACGGCGCTGGCCCTCGCCTCGTGGCTGGAGACTCACCCGCGCGTCGGTCGCGTCTCGTACCCTGGCCTGCCTGGCAGTGCCCACCACACCCTCGCCCGCAAGTACCTGCGCGGCGGCTTCGGGGCCGTCCTGACCTTCGAGGTGGAGGACCCCGCCGCCTTCCTCGCCCGGCTGTGCGTCCTCCGCATCGCCCCCAACCTCGGGGACAGCCGCACCCTCGTCGTCCACCCCTGGACCACCACCCACGGACGGATGCCCGAAGCCGCCCGCCGCGCCGCTGGCGTTACGCCCCGCACCATCCGCATGAGCGTGGGCGTGGAGGATGTGGAGGATTTGCGCGCGGATATCGAGCAGGCGTTGGGGTGA
- a CDS encoding TM2 domain-containing protein, whose amino-acid sequence MTKPEDQTPGGEPAPKPAVPSWVDEVLRAEPTPQPVTPPTPTQAAGDLRSSEANRPQPTPVPLREDGDLRIPDAPRPQPAPAPTTPRLTDKDADDWIARATGGTAKNPTVSSGPQIVSRPSDPVRDWPQPVHTPSSLPSNVPADIAQKRLVAGLLAIVLGGLGVHKFYLGMNTPGLIMLGVNLGVWVLAFLIGLLTLGLGLFITLPLAGLVSGAIGLLGLVEGVLYLTKSDGDFYREYVMGQKPWL is encoded by the coding sequence ATGACCAAGCCCGAGGACCAGACCCCCGGCGGTGAACCCGCCCCCAAGCCCGCCGTCCCCTCCTGGGTGGACGAGGTGCTGCGCGCCGAGCCGACGCCACAGCCCGTCACCCCACCGACCCCCACTCAGGCGGCGGGCGACCTGCGTAGTTCCGAGGCGAATCGCCCCCAGCCCACCCCCGTGCCCCTTCGGGAGGACGGGGACCTCCGCATCCCGGACGCGCCCCGACCCCAGCCCGCCCCAGCTCCCACCACACCGCGACTCACCGACAAGGACGCCGACGATTGGATCGCCCGCGCGACGGGTGGCACGGCAAAGAACCCGACCGTTTCCAGCGGGCCGCAGATTGTCTCCCGACCCTCCGACCCCGTGCGGGACTGGCCGCAGCCGGTCCACACGCCGTCCTCCCTCCCGTCCAACGTGCCCGCCGACATCGCGCAGAAGAGGCTCGTCGCGGGGCTGCTCGCCATCGTGCTGGGCGGCCTGGGCGTCCACAAGTTCTACCTGGGCATGAATACACCGGGCCTGATCATGCTGGGTGTCAATCTCGGCGTCTGGGTGCTGGCCTTCCTGATCGGTCTGCTGACACTTGGGCTGGGCCTGTTCATTACCTTGCCACTGGCGGGGTTGGTGAGCGGGGCCATCGGCCTGCTCGGTTTGGTAGAGGGCGTCCTCTACCTCACGAAGTCGGACGGCGACTTCTACCGGGAATATGTGATGGGGCAGAAGCCCTGGCTCTGA
- a CDS encoding AAA family ATPase: protein MPELASRFGHGLVIGKFAPLHRGHMGLIERALAECDRVSVWVYSRPDFPAMPSPVRRGWVRELYPARLFPTLHLLPDAPNPPPNDEPDATHRAYVQATLESWDVRPDVVFTSETYGDALAAELGAVHVCADLPRLAVPISGTRLRADVHGHRAYLDPVVYAHFLERVVLLGAESTGKSTLTRALGEAFGTGWVREYGRDVYEREGGRLTPKHFLEIAHGHRALEDEAARAPGMHRFLFVDTHAATTLMWSYLLTGTALPELHALADACRARYAHTFLCADDLPHEQDGWRANTSVREVQQAFIRQDLGTRGISYRTVRGSIAERVEQVREALGVRPADATAPHPGTYYSA from the coding sequence TTGCCTGAGCTGGCCTCCCGCTTCGGGCATGGCTTGGTCATCGGCAAGTTCGCGCCGCTGCACCGGGGCCACATGGGGCTGATCGAGCGGGCGCTGGCCGAGTGCGACCGGGTGAGCGTGTGGGTCTACTCCCGTCCTGACTTCCCGGCCATGCCCTCGCCCGTGCGCCGGGGCTGGGTGCGTGAGCTGTACCCGGCGCGGCTGTTCCCGACCCTCCACCTCCTGCCCGACGCGCCGAATCCACCACCAAACGACGAGCCGGACGCCACCCACCGCGCCTACGTGCAGGCCACGCTGGAGAGCTGGGACGTGCGGCCCGACGTGGTATTCACGAGCGAGACCTACGGGGACGCGCTCGCCGCCGAGTTGGGGGCGGTGCATGTCTGCGCGGACCTGCCCCGCCTCGCCGTGCCGATCAGCGGGACGCGGCTGCGGGCGGACGTTCACGGGCACCGGGCTTACCTCGACCCCGTGGTGTACGCGCATTTTCTGGAACGGGTGGTCCTGCTGGGCGCGGAGAGTACGGGCAAGAGCACATTGACGCGGGCGCTGGGTGAGGCGTTCGGCACGGGCTGGGTCCGCGAGTACGGGCGGGACGTGTATGAGCGCGAGGGCGGACGGCTGACGCCCAAACACTTCCTGGAGATCGCCCACGGCCACCGGGCGCTGGAGGACGAGGCGGCCCGCGCGCCGGGGATGCACCGCTTCCTCTTCGTGGACACCCACGCCGCCACGACGTTGATGTGGTCGTACCTCCTGACGGGGACCGCCCTGCCGGAGCTGCACGCCCTCGCGGATGCCTGCCGGGCGCGCTACGCCCACACGTTCCTCTGCGCGGACGACCTGCCCCACGAGCAGGACGGCTGGCGGGCCAATACGAGTGTGCGCGAGGTGCAGCAGGCGTTCATCAGGCAAGATTTGGGGACGCGGGGCATCTCCTACCGGACGGTGCGCGGTTCTATCGCGGAACGGGTGGAGCAGGTGCGGGAGGCGCTGGGTGTTCGTCCTGCCGACGCAACCGCCCCGCATCCCGGCACGTACTATTCAGCATGA
- a CDS encoding nicotinamide mononucleotide transporter family protein — protein sequence MTLFSLPIPTLVLDLTGGLCVLVSLYYLFSKSPTYWHWSNASLLPYFLLFLGGGQWMLAGLQVTYLLFGVHGLYLWHLEARRARGEIRFNERAWYGVTWAASLLIFAYTVAVTDFSQAWNGVQFAAVTLALVANFGTTRRWAWAWPVWIAVNAVQAVYFWHTGYWVLFALQFVLAAMSVYGWRVWRRDEARAVAFA from the coding sequence ATGACCCTCTTCTCCCTCCCCATTCCCACCCTCGTTCTCGACCTCACGGGCGGCCTGTGCGTCCTCGTCAGCCTGTATTACCTGTTCTCCAAGTCGCCGACGTACTGGCACTGGAGCAACGCCTCGCTTCTCCCCTACTTCCTGCTGTTTCTGGGCGGCGGTCAGTGGATGCTGGCGGGGCTACAGGTGACGTATCTGCTGTTCGGCGTCCACGGGCTGTACCTGTGGCACTTGGAGGCACGGCGAGCACGCGGCGAAATCCGGTTCAACGAGCGGGCGTGGTACGGGGTGACGTGGGCGGCGAGCCTCCTGATCTTCGCGTACACGGTGGCGGTGACGGACTTCTCGCAGGCGTGGAACGGGGTGCAGTTCGCGGCGGTGACGCTGGCGCTGGTGGCGAACTTCGGGACGACGCGGCGCTGGGCGTGGGCGTGGCCCGTGTGGATCGCGGTCAACGCGGTGCAGGCGGTGTACTTCTGGCACACGGGGTACTGGGTGCTGTTCGCCCTGCAATTCGTGCTGGCGGCCATGAGCGTGTACGGCTGGCGGGTGTGGCGGCGCGACGAGGCGCGCGCGGTCGCCTTTGCCTGA
- a CDS encoding PadR family transcriptional regulator, producing MEPNLLKGHLDLILLSILEGGPMYGLEISKQAQVETDGYFDLRVGSLYPALHRLEGAGAVEGEFRPAPRGGAPVKYYWLTEDGLRLLARKREDFRTFSAHLQALGRRYEGRG from the coding sequence ATGGAGCCAAACCTGCTGAAGGGGCACCTCGACCTGATCCTGCTCTCCATCCTGGAGGGCGGGCCGATGTACGGGCTGGAGATCAGCAAGCAGGCGCAGGTGGAGACGGACGGGTACTTCGACCTGCGGGTGGGGAGCCTCTACCCGGCGCTGCACCGGCTGGAGGGGGCGGGGGCGGTGGAGGGGGAGTTCCGGCCCGCGCCGCGTGGGGGCGCGCCCGTCAAGTACTACTGGCTCACCGAGGACGGCCTTCGGCTGCTGGCCCGCAAACGGGAGGACTTTCGGACGTTCAGCGCACATCTTCAGGCTTTGGGGAGGCGTTATGAGGGACGAGGGTGA
- a CDS encoding NUDIX domain-containing protein: MSYLSEVRALWGAALLVSVGVSVLIQDEAGRILLQKRGDDGLWGVVGGGLEPGEDFLTAAHRELLEETGLTCPNLALLPLEEGLVSGPEFYHRYPNGHEIYLVGTRAHGTLRASALAHAAPDDSGETLDLAWFELDGLPPLSSNINRANMNILRACVGLPPLPLLPFPESPPLGNHMAALRKVVGPRPLFSPGANVLVTDGRGRLLLLQHGDGDRWTLPGGGLEPGESFGACAQRELLEETGLRSGTLELLHLFAGPQYHFTYPNGDPIHNISVLYRAEGVTGELTMQAGEIDGAAWFAPDNLPDDMELSGALIRAMVQAWREGRLTPTTPHPASPARGEE, translated from the coding sequence ATGTCCTATCTGTCCGAGGTGCGTGCCCTGTGGGGAGCGGCGCTCCTCGTCTCGGTCGGGGTCAGCGTGCTGATTCAGGACGAGGCGGGGCGGATTCTCCTCCAGAAGCGGGGGGATGACGGGCTGTGGGGCGTGGTGGGGGGTGGTCTCGAACCCGGCGAAGATTTCCTGACCGCCGCCCACCGGGAGTTGCTGGAGGAAACGGGCCTGACCTGCCCGAACCTCGCACTCTTGCCGCTGGAAGAGGGGCTGGTCAGCGGTCCTGAGTTCTACCACCGCTACCCGAACGGGCACGAGATTTACCTCGTCGGGACACGGGCGCACGGCACGCTGCGCGCCTCGGCCCTCGCGCACGCGGCACCGGACGACAGCGGGGAGACGCTGGACCTCGCGTGGTTTGAACTTGACGGTCTGCCGCCGCTGAGCAGCAATATCAACCGCGCCAACATGAACATTCTGCGCGCCTGCGTGGGCCTGCCGCCCCTGCCCCTTCTCCCCTTCCCGGAGTCGCCGCCCCTCGGGAACCACATGGCCGCGTTGAGGAAGGTGGTCGGGCCGCGTCCACTCTTCTCGCCCGGCGCGAACGTACTCGTGACGGACGGGCGGGGCCGCCTCCTGCTGCTGCAACACGGCGACGGCGACCGCTGGACGCTACCCGGCGGCGGGCTGGAACCCGGAGAGAGCTTCGGGGCGTGCGCGCAGCGGGAACTGTTGGAGGAAACGGGATTGAGGTCGGGGACGCTGGAACTGCTCCACCTCTTCGCCGGACCCCAGTACCACTTCACCTACCCGAACGGCGACCCCATCCACAACATCAGCGTCCTCTACCGGGCGGAAGGGGTGACAGGCGAATTGACGATGCAGGCGGGCGAGATCGACGGCGCGGCGTGGTTTGCCCCAGACAATCTCCCTGACGACATGGAATTGAGTGGGGCATTGATTCGGGCGATGGTTCAGGCATGGCGAGAGGGCAGGCTGACGCCTACCACCCCCCACCCGGCCTCCCCCGCAAGGGGGGAGGAGTAA